ATAGTCTGTTAACCTATTGAGCTATTTTAGCCACATAGctttttatgtataaaatattaacaCCACTATGGATCATTGCTCTTCTGTTTCCCCTATGGAATTTGGAAATAGCCTTGTTGCCTGGGTGTGGTAATATTTTGAAGTTATCGCCCGTCCAGGTATTATTCTCAGGTATTGCTCAAAAGTAAAGAAGTATCTGTGTTCGtaccataatttttttttcagaggAATTTTTTAGTTTTCCGGCTGTGAAAAAATTGTACACATCAGTTGTGAATACATACCGCCCGAAACAACCAATAAGaaattatatctttataaataGATTAACACTAGTAAATTTTCAACCTGTCTTCAAAGTATTACACAATGCATACCATAAATAAAGCGAAGTGCTGTGAAATTAACACGTGTTTAAATAAATGTCATCTAAAAATGAGAAAGTTAATTATAATTGTGATTACGACGACAGCGCGCATGTCTCCAAAGACATTCCCTTCTAAATTACACACTATTAATAATTACCACAGGGCGAGAAAGTTGAACTTCGTGTTAATAGCAATCTGTTGTTGACAAAATGATGACAAGTAACCAACCATAGACAGACCCCCGTCTCtagaatatcatatttataaatcataaataaGATGGAGCGCTTTATGATTTCGGCCTCGGGGAAGGGGGCAATAAACTAGTGTAAGAattttattgggtttttttttttttgttatttttacaaaacaaaGGCACTGGTTACAAGTCTACAGAGTAAGATACAAGATTACCTGACCATAAAATATTATAAGCATTACAACAGAATATACGTCCATGAaaagaatatttcaataataataCATGCTAAATGTCTTGCTTTACTGTCTATTTCAAAAAAGGAATGCGCGTAACACGAATAAAATACTCATTTGTAGATACAGTAATCTCTTCTGATACTATTACGGCATACACAACTGATATCatgtgttttattgtttgtcatCTATCAATAACAATTACATGCTTCAGTGAAGAGTTGTAATGAAAATACGGCATTAAGGACTTTCACATAAAAATGTACTGAAATagatacacacacatatatacatatatatatatgcgcGCGTGTGTGTGTATTTACTCGTAGAAATGTCCTAATACACATCTTTCTATACTTCATGTCATATATACAAGCACCATGCATAAAAACGACAATCTATTATTTTATCGCTTATGGCACAGATGCAAACACTTACCTGTCTGTGAAATACGGCCAACGTCGGGGAGGCGTGACATGGGGGCGTGGTCAGGGAGTCGTATTGGTACAAATTCTGGTGTCCTGGCATACCTCTAGCGCTGGTCCACGACGCGACATCTACTCAAAATGGAGAAGATTATTATCGTAAGTATGATGTTAGATCTATAGCATTTTTATCATTGATTTCATAATTGTTCATCAGTTTAATAATAtagtgttgatatatataatcacaACCTTGTACCTCGCATGACTCTTTTAGTATAACACTCAACATAAAACTAACGTGGTTTTTATCCTAAAACACTACAAATGTAAGGTACAACTTAGTTTCTCTTATTGTTTAAATCCTGTAGTCCATAAATATAACGGTTATTTTCTCTGTGTGAAAAAATCTACAACCTAATTGGGAAGAGTTTTGGTGCCACGTTCAAGTTACCTGttgtttataataatattattattctTATATTCTTATATTCAATCAACCAATTTagatcaaataaaataaaccatacaaacatacatatatgtaacagcaaacttaaaaataacaaagtcgGGAACAACGTAATACTTTTAAAATGACTTGTAGTTTGCTGGATGTCGAGTATAAAGATTTAAGATTGATTTGGTAAGAATCGAAGAAGGTAAACTGACTAGAATAGTTATCTAATTCATAATTACATCAGTAATCTCTTAATATAAAGACACATGCAAAACAATCAAAAACAAAAGTGGCGGTAATCATGCAATCCTTGTTATGATTGCAGATTGTGGCCCTTGCTATGCCCTATTACTTATTTTGTTTACAGGTTAACAACGGGTTAAAAAAAACTGCCATTAAGTTTTTTTAGTCCAACCACGACGTTTTGACTATCGCCTTAAACCCTTGTTAAGGTGACTTATGTTGGTATATCATTTCGCTGCATCCAACAATTCCATGGTACGCGTCTGATTTGGACAACAATGGTATATCTTATGAAACCCATTGCCGTCATGGCATACTCTATCTAAACATAGCTACTGTACTACGATGTATCCAACAGTAAAGGACGGAAACCGATTTGCTTCTGAATTTCGTCACTTTTTGCCACAAGCAAGTATGGCGAGCCCATGATGTCATTTCTACTATTACTAAATTCATATTGATAGGAGGTGCGACTCatttatatgcatttatttGTATAGTCATTTAATCAATACATTTTCTTGTTTGTACATATCAAGGCTTTTGGGAGTTCCTTCAGGGTAATTTAAAAGCGTGGCCATTGTAATTAACCTTCCATCGGGATAGAATTTCGAAGCATTCTGAAAGCAAACGGTATTTTATAATTATACTGTTCAAATTGTATGGTTTTTTTAAACTTGACAACAAAAGTATGGTGCCATGTTTCAAattcataatttatattatGAGGGTAGTTTTCTATGCATTGTGCCTTTTAGTGCAAATTATGCATCACGCAAATCTTCAGTTAGACAGCGGAACCGCCCGCCCTTATCATGTTTCAACTTATAAGTCATAAAATCATCTAACCAATTTGCATGCAGATATTCAACATCAGCTTTCAAACATTTTCTTAGTTCTAATCATTATTTGCGCCCTAAATATTTAAAGGTGTAGACAAATCCTAGGGTCGGAAATAAGTTTTACACAATTTCCTTGATATACAAATTTAGATTTGATGAACGAAATTATTTTCGTATATTTGTTCAAAGGTGGTTTAAACATGTTTCCTATTTTCCACTACCTCTAGATATGTTTTCAAGCTTTAATGGTGTGTTTTTCATTCTTGTGATATTTGGTATCGTTGATGAGTATCAAACAGGCTATGACGTGCAGTAAGTGTTAAAATTCCATTTCATTGTTGTCTCACTACTCTATAACATGTGATAGGTTAAGATCTGCAGTTCTTGTTACAATATGGGAAAATATACATCAACCATAAATAGAAAGTACAATTTATTCACTCTCAAATTGAGGCCTTTTCGTCATCTTTTTTATCAATAGACAGAAAAGAATTGTTTCATGCATTTTGTCATCACTTTTGTCACATTATTTTATACTGATTATGCTGCCTTctatgtaagttttttttatgtatagcTATAGCTAAGCTACATACTTTGTattcaagttatatatatatatacagtttgtgtATGTAAGTGTGTGTGAAAGtgtctttgtttctttctttattatataattactttatgtggaaaatcttgataaaaatgtcgaaagtagaaaaaaaatatctgcaGTCCTGTTGAGAAAGGCTTTACTTGGTCAGAATTGTTCTATCCGCGATGTTTTGGTCGTTGGTGTTTTACAGTCGACCCCATCACGTAACATCAGTGAGAATTTTGCTTTTTTGTAGATAATTTGTCACTTACATAAGCCATACCAGACCTGTCACCTACAAAGCTCAAACCGTATTTGGCGTTAGACCTGTAACCTACATCAGACACGTCAGATTTGGCTTTAGACCTGTAACCTACATAGATCATACCGTATTTGGCGTTAGACCTGTAACCTAAATAGCCCATACCGTATTTGGCATACCGGATTTGGCGTTAGACCTGTAACCTACATAATTGTACATAGATCATACCAAATTTGGCGTTAGACCTGTAACCTAAATAGCCCATACCGTATTTGGCGTTAGACCTGTAAGCTACATAGCCCATACCGGATTTGGCGTTAGACCTGTAACCTACATAGCCCATACCGGATTTGGCTTTAGACCTGTAACCTACATAGATCATACCGAATTTGGCGTTAGACCTGTAACCTACATAGATCATACCGAATTTGGCGTTAGACCTGTAACCCACATAAGACACTCCAAATTTTGCGTTAGACCTGTGACCTACAAAAGACATACAGCATTTGAGGTTAGATCTGTAAGTAACATAAGATTTTGGTTAGATTTTGCGTTAGACCTGTAACCTATATCAGACATTCCGTGTTGAAGTAAGGCATGTTACGTACATAAGACTTGGCGTTAGACCAGCAATACCCAATTTGGCGTGAGACGTGCTACCTACATTTGTTGTGGGGAAGGTTGTGGTGTTTTTCGTTGATCTATTTATGTCTCATCTATTTCGTTCTTTTGTGTTAATTTACTGAGATTTCTCCCACTTTTCCATTGAATGTTTACCAATGACACATTTTCTGCTGATAAGACAAATAATGCATGTTTGCTACTATattctatataacatgtaataatatatcttatattttctaTTGATCAAAACAGTTCACAAGCCAACATGGCTTTATCAATTTTTCACCATATTGTGATGTCAGAACAcgctaacatacatgtactgtactagGTATATTGGCCTGATAGCTATGTCACCGCATAGATTCATAgattatatatgttaatgtacTTTGCTACCTTTTTTTATATCCAGACAACCAACTTTCCAGTGATCGATTATATACACCACATGCCAGGAACTGTCGCTTTGCCAAAACTGACCTTAACAATTGGTCTATTTATGGGTATGGTGGCGAGTCCCAcggtttacagtatatataattaggaTTTGTCTGCAGGTATTATGACAGGTTCCTTGTCTGGATCGGAAACATCTTGTTGGATATCTGAAGTGTTTTGTATGCTCTTGTATCGTTTCCAAGGCTGATAAACAGGTCTCCcttaaattaattaaatcatttttatattttttccgTATGTTGaactttcaatacaaattgagaATCCGATACATTCgaaataattaattaaacagagcataccgctgtttcgtccttctaggacttgtcagtgatgctaagggctTAAGGTGTTGATACCTATACCTTTTGAAGGCGActggaaattttaaaaacaaatagaaATGTTGTGGAAGGGGGTCCTCTTAATTCCTTCATGATTTTCAATACATAAGAACGTATCAAACATGTGTACATTTAAAACCGCGTTACTAATGGACTAAAATGTGACGTACATGTAACTATAAACATCGAGGACTGAAGTCCACAAGCAGTGTCTACCACTTTCAAAGAATTGTACAAAGGCtataaaaactattttatatgatatattacagTCTACTGTCTCCGTTCTTGAAGGACACTTTCCATTAACTGTGCTGACCTTAAGCGTTAGTCGTACTACTTTATTATCTCAACGCACATGAgttgtacaaacacacaaaaaacatgGCGTCGTCACATTTGGGGCtttaataataacaacaacTATGGCTATGTTGCAGTAGATCCGTTTGGTATGAAGTTTCTTTTGTAAATTCGGAATCAAACAGTATCTATAATTTAGTTACAGTTACTAATAATAGTATCATCACAGTTTTACTCGTGAAATTTAATGTTTGGATTTAGTGTAAAATCAATTTGGTATTTTGTTACTCTGACAAAATGGCTTAAATTTGTACGCTGAATCGACCAATCAGGATAAAAAACTAATGTGAAATTAATATGGCCATATCCAATTTCATAAGTAACATCAGGAGATATTGATAAGCGTTTCCTTATTATTCGTCCTAATAAGAGAAGtcttgtatatttttttttatattttggcAAGCTTATAACTTTTTAATAAAACCctaattaacaaaatatttctgatttcaGATTGACAATAGTTTGATATCAATTGTCGTTTTTGTTTGGAACGTATAGAAATACCAAAATATTCACTCGACCCGTGAAATAGCAATGCTAATTCATAAACAAACCAATAGTTTTTCCTTTATTCTTGTACTTTGACAGGCCCTTTGTGTCAATACCTGCACTAAACATGAATTTGATAATAagtgattatattatataaaaaaacaaactatgaaaatattgaaattcaaagtaaaatgtgtACTATCTTGTTAAAGTATTGTATATTGGTATAGATGTTGTGTAGTAGGAAAGTTAATTACACTGCAGTAACATGGAAATGCGTTTTTCTTTTGATCTATACAGTAAGAATATAGTTATAGGTATGAAAAAGGTTTATTAATTACAGTCGTTATGCGTGTGTCAAGTAACTCTTATTATCTTGCCACACATCATACGTGTGTCAAGTAATTCTTACTCACGATATTCATATATTGCGCATGTACATATTGCTCCGTGGAAGCGTTGAGTGAGTAGTATTGTTGTTTTGCACGTTTGTCGCTAATGAGATGTCAGAATAAGCAGAAGGATTAATTCATTACAGTCGTGATAATTATGACAGAGACAATTATCTCCCGGAAAGGAAGAGATATTTAACAGTTAAACTAACGCCAAAACTATGAAATTGCATTTTacatttaatgttataataatgtAGCGTTTGGCTCTTTGACCTTTCTATTTTTATGTTAAagtatttgtcactggtatgGCAAAGCGCACTGCCAGAAGGGGGTTGGTTTATGATACACCGGAAGTTTCGGCGTATACTGATGAGCTGTATTATTGTAAAGGCAATTTGTAAAGCATTTTTTCTAGCCaaaatttaatgtattttttattgttattcacATTCACATTTCATATGCACACAACTTACAGGgtaatttgttgaaatattgtCGTAACGAAAACACATTTTTCATGAACGAAAGATACGTtattaaatataacaattacgAAGATTCATCTTTTTCCTGGATGTTAAAAAATCCTTTCATACATTCTCCCTCCTCgattaaatttaaaaaagtaagaaatcttaatattttcttaaaatgccAAATGTTAGAATGTTTAAATGAGACAATGGTTTAATTGATTTGTTTCGTTTTATCCTTACAGCTGCTATTAGTAGTAGTCGTGGTGGTTTCTCAGGCTCAATCACAAAAACCGTCGTCTCGTTCAGGTCGGTTACAGCAATCTGGTAGACGGTCCAGTGGAAGAAGTGGTAGGCCATCTCAAGGTGCCGTTCTATCCAAACCGGCTTCTGCCGCTACAGGAAAACCTTCAGGCGCCAAATTAACTGCCAAATTAGTTACTGCCCCAGAAGCAAAATCACGACCCCTTGGCGCAAAACTCAAAGCAGGCAATGCCCAAGTAACAACAAAATCCGCTACTTCCGGGTCAcctaaaacaaaatgtgttagTATATTTctttatactattattattTTGCTAAAATTGATAATCTACGGAACAAGGTTGGTTAATCTATGTTTTTGGaacatataatgtatgtacatatgctTAACGTACTCGACTAGTTATTTAAAAGGAATTAATTAAAAGAAGAGTGTATGACCAAGATGATATCTCTAAAATTCTGAACTGGTACAATACTGCCAGACAGTAAACTATAAACTTGGAGGACATACATATCGTCAAGCTATAAAATTGTTCATCAAACAGAAACTAATCCTTTTTAGATACATTTCTGCAATAATAAcgcacaaaaataaaatgatctATTAATTTTGATAAGTTGGAAACAACTTGAGCATTACGTTCTGATTTAATAACATTCAGATAGGTGCTTTATATATATGGCTAGTTGACAATCTCTTTTGTGTGTTCTCTGTTTAAAGAGAGGCTTCATTTGTGTTTCAGAAAGGAAGATGTAAATTCCCAAATGAGGTGTGTGTAAGAAAGGCGAGGTGTGCGGGTCCATCCTGTTTCTTCTGTGCAGGTAAATCAAATAACCACTTTTGCATATTTGGGGTTGTTATCAGTTTGCCAGCGAGGTTAAATTATTCGAAAACGTTTGCTATTGACATATATGACACCTGTTAAACGTTTATTAGAACGACCATATCTTCGGTGCATAAATGCAATAATCAGTGTATGTCTCTTTTACTCTGAACATAATGCTATTCTGACTTCGAATATGTACTATCATAATTACATTGAACACTTTGACAAGATTCTTATGTTTTCACAACTAAAGCGTTACCATCACTGCCTAAAGGTTCGGATCCTGCAGTATGTTACGCGTCACTATTGATCGTTTAGTATGACAAGTATGTTACtagtttttttaatatttaatgcaATAGCATTATATATCCTTTGTTATTGACGaataaaatctatataaaaagAGGCAATTTTGTGCTATACATGATTTACTGATATACAATTAATGCTCAGTTTATGGTATTTATTAATTgaatactgtaatatatataacaagtttatTTCTATGAATCAAAAGTTTGTGCTATTAATGATAAGAACATATTAATATTACTTATACTGAACTAATTCTATTATCATTGTAATACgataaaaatcatattttgatCTGAGCCTCCCGTTCTGTAAACTACAATCCGCTAGTGATTGTTATCAGTCCTAATTTAGAATAACTTTTTCATTTGATTATTAAATACTCTATCAGACATGATTATATGTAAATGTCATATgttatcatgtaaaacaattatAGGAAAACTCAATCGTAAGAGATAATTAATACATCGCTGTAGAAAACATCTTTTTTTGTGTTTCTAGAAACAAACAGCATTCCTAAACTTCCCGGAAAAAAGCCCACGCCGAAACCTGCTGTTGATATGAGCCCGAGGTTCAATAGTATGCCAATGAATGGTATGGGAATGTATGGCATGCAGCAACAGCCTACTGACTTTTTCTCAGATCTTTTCGGTCTCGGTAAGAACAATATatacttagtttcaatattaatAAGTAAcgtttaaatttttaaaatacatattgtttgtttctttcACGAAAATTTCCCGCTGTATTCATAAAAAACTGCAATGCGAATTGATGGTTAAATACTGTATGAATATTACCCTGTTCTTGTTTTGCAGGGCCAAGCACAGGAGGATTCGACATTTTGTAAGTTATATCGAAACTTTTTTACCATGTCCGATTACATGACCTAAGTCGAACTGATCACCCATGGCAGTtatcggttttttttttaaattgctatCTTGATGATTCTAGTTGCTATCACCTTTTCACTTTTTTGGAAAAATTGCTACCTGCATTCTTTCTGGCCATTTATTCTtctcacagaaaacaaaatcaatcaCTAAagcattttgaatttaattatttaatttattatctattattTTATCGTTtccaatatcatataatatatcacaGCTCCGGCGTGGAGGTATCATCTGCCATTGCTGTTACTTACACATACGCGCCAGCTTTACCTACTTCATTATGAATTGAACATTGAATTTAGTGCAGCATGTTTCACGAAACtggtaaaaaatatataacatatagcaAGAATGATTAGAAACAATTGCATTCTCTTGCAACTCTTAGTGTGTGCTAGTCAGCATGGGTGTCACTGTGTCACTGAAACAGTTATTATCATAGCCAGTAGatcaaacattatatttacGTTGAACTCCATACATAAAGAGCATTGTCAAGTGCAATGTAAAAAACGGGTTCAATAATTTCACATCCGTTTCGTCGACGTCATCATGTGTTTCAATGCACTTCATATCATTGATAAAAGCGTAAAACGCTATCACGTAACGAAATGATATACGAAAAAATCTTAATGTGAATGTTTAATTTGAGTTATGAAGCCCCTCCGTTTCTTGTGAAGTAAGCCTGACGTGATGTTACTCGATGATATGCTTGGTGTTTCGGTCATTACCCTGATTTTAATTTTGAGGTCTTTGCAAAGTCTGAAAGTGTTTGGTTTCCATGATAGATTGACTTTTCCATATACACCGTTATTGTGTGGAAAGCCCGTTTTGTCTATCTGGATTTAcgattttgtttatatatctttaccTACCTTAGTGTTCCATTAACACACGGAATTcgttatttttgtaataaaaatcaGTACCCAGTTAAGTAAAGGTCGTAATTTTACAGGTTGACTTTAACGTAGTCAaaccaggtacatatatatatctatatcaaaaataattcatCGTCCATATTAGCCACGATGTTTACCGATATGCCCTACTCATATGATAGCAGGCGTTATAAACTTCATCTTCCTATTCCAAATGTGCTGGTAATGAAGGGAAACCATTTAATAGGATAAAGTGTcatatttgaattttataatttcCAATAGTATGGTATACAACTGTTTCATTACAAGAATGTGACATTTGATGTGTTTTGTCAATTTTGTCTCAACTAAAATCAAGGAATATATATTCAAGGAATATATACTGAATTTAATTACGAAGAAAACTGCAGATGATACCATAAGAATAAAGGATAGATAAGGTTTTTAGACGTACACTTTGGTTTATTTATCAGCGGAACACGTCAGCAACAGGTAGTCAGACAACC
The window above is part of the Pecten maximus chromosome 2, xPecMax1.1, whole genome shotgun sequence genome. Proteins encoded here:
- the LOC117321606 gene encoding uncharacterized protein LOC117321606 isoform X4; its protein translation is MEKIIILLLVVVVVVSQAQSQKPSSRSGRLQQSGRRSSGRSGRPSQGAVLSKPASAATGKPSGAKLTAKLVTAPEAKSRPLGAKLKAGNAQVTTKSATSGSPKTKCKGRCKFPNEVCVRKARCAGPSCFFCAETNSIPKLPGKKPTPKPAVDMSPRFNSMPMNGMGMYGMQQQPTDFFSDLFGLGPSTGGFDIFGTRQQQVVRQPVSSGFPNSFFSGNSQSAAGSMTNSNSAPFLRGPSQMTSPMLPTFNLMRESPAMDRTSGLANLFGGLFGGGGSGGMSGGNGMNFLSMGMLGIDPFQLF
- the LOC117321606 gene encoding uncharacterized protein LOC117321606 isoform X2, which gives rise to MEKIIILLLVVVVVVSQAQSQKPSSRSGRLQQSGRRSSGRSGRPSQGAVLSKPASAATGKPSGAKLTAKLVTAPEAKSRPLGAKLKAGNAQVTTKSATSGSPKTKCKGRCKFPNEVCVRKARCAGPSCFFCAETNSIPKLPGKKPTPKPAVDMSPRFNSMPMNGMGMYGMQQQPTDFFSDLFGLGPSTGGFDIFGTRQQQVVRQPVSSGFPNSFFPRNPLTSVPVAGDSPFNQMDYSQPFSGNSQSAAGSMTNSNSAPFLRGPSQMTSPMLPTFNLMRESPAMDRTSGLANLFGGLFGGGGSGGMSGGNGMNFLSMGMLGIDPFQLF
- the LOC117321606 gene encoding uncharacterized protein LOC117321606 isoform X1; the protein is MEKIIILLLVVVVVVSQAQSQKPSSRSGRLQQSGRRSSGRSGRPSQGAVLSKPASAATGKPSGAKLTAKLVTAPEAKSRPLGAKLKAGNAQVTTKSATSGSPKTKCKGRCKFPNEVCVRKARCAGPSCFFCAETNSIPKLPGKKPTPKPAVDMSPRFNSMPMNGMGMYGMQQQPTDFFSDLFGLGPSTGGFDIFGTRQQQVVRQPVSSGFPNSFFPRNPLTSVPVAGDSPFNQMDYSQPFSSGNSQSAAGSMTNSNSAPFLRGPSQMTSPMLPTFNLMRESPAMDRTSGLANLFGGLFGGGGSGGMSGGNGMNFLSMGMLGIDPFQLF
- the LOC117321606 gene encoding uncharacterized protein LOC117321606 isoform X3; translated protein: MEKIIILLLVVVVVVSQAQSQKPSSRSGRLQQSGRRSSGRSGRPSQGAVLSKPASAATGKPSGAKLTAKLVTAPEAKSRPLGAKLKAGNAQVTTKSATSGSPKTKCKGRCKFPNEVCVRKARCAGPSCFFCAETNSIPKLPGKKPTPKPAVDMSPRFNSMPMNGMGMYGMQQQPTDFFSDLFGLGPSTGGFDIFGTRQQQVVRQPVSSGFPNSFFSSGNSQSAAGSMTNSNSAPFLRGPSQMTSPMLPTFNLMRESPAMDRTSGLANLFGGLFGGGGSGGMSGGNGMNFLSMGMLGIDPFQLF